One stretch of Brevibacillus laterosporus DNA includes these proteins:
- the thiI gene encoding tRNA 4-thiouridine(8) synthase ThiI: MNYDVILIRYGELALKGRNRDQFEDTLMRNVRNVLVTHSSVEVYRRYGRMYVQLNGENAYEVMEKLQAVFGITSISPTIQVEQTEEAIKEGTLRLVQSLSPAPRTFRVDTRRADKRYPMASMDVSRMVGTHLLRNIEGLKVDLHQPEASVKVEIRAEGTFISSETLPCAGGLPVGASGKVLLLLSGGIDSPVAGWMTMKRGVRLEAIHFHSYPYTSERALEKVKDLAQKLTKWGGSVRLHTVPFTVIQEAIREHCPEEYNITIMRRFMMRIAEKVAQKRKALALATGESLGQVASQTLESMYTINHVVKIPILRPLVAMDKSEITEIARSIDTFDLSILPYEDCCTIFTPKNPATRPRVELAERYEQKLDVEALVNDAVARTELEEITGKPRDVVADLF; this comes from the coding sequence ATGAACTATGATGTAATTTTGATTCGCTATGGCGAATTAGCACTAAAAGGACGTAACCGTGATCAATTTGAAGATACGTTGATGAGAAATGTACGTAATGTTTTGGTGACACACTCCTCAGTGGAGGTATATCGTCGTTACGGTCGGATGTATGTTCAACTGAATGGGGAGAACGCCTATGAGGTTATGGAAAAGCTACAGGCAGTGTTTGGAATTACTTCCATTAGCCCAACGATCCAAGTAGAACAAACAGAAGAAGCGATCAAAGAAGGAACTCTTCGCTTGGTTCAATCTCTGTCGCCAGCTCCACGTACCTTCCGAGTAGACACAAGAAGAGCGGATAAGCGTTATCCAATGGCTTCGATGGATGTTAGTCGCATGGTGGGTACCCACCTGTTGCGTAATATAGAAGGATTAAAAGTAGATCTTCACCAACCGGAAGCCTCTGTTAAGGTGGAAATCCGTGCGGAAGGTACTTTTATTAGCAGTGAAACCCTACCATGTGCTGGTGGATTACCTGTAGGTGCTAGTGGTAAGGTCTTGCTACTATTATCCGGTGGGATTGATAGCCCTGTGGCTGGTTGGATGACAATGAAGCGTGGAGTAAGATTAGAAGCAATTCATTTCCATAGTTATCCTTATACTAGTGAACGAGCTTTGGAAAAAGTAAAGGATTTAGCTCAAAAGTTGACCAAATGGGGTGGATCTGTTCGCTTACATACAGTACCATTTACGGTTATTCAAGAAGCGATTCGCGAACATTGCCCGGAAGAGTACAACATTACAATTATGCGCCGTTTTATGATGCGTATTGCTGAAAAGGTTGCTCAGAAACGAAAAGCTTTAGCACTTGCTACTGGGGAGAGCTTGGGGCAAGTAGCTTCTCAAACATTAGAGAGCATGTATACAATTAATCATGTGGTTAAAATTCCAATCCTGCGTCCTTTGGTTGCAATGGATAAGTCAGAGATTACGGAAATCGCTCGTAGCATTGACACGTTTGATCTTTCTATTTTGCCATATGAGGATTGCTGCACAATCTTTACGCCCAAAAATCCGGCTACCCGACCACGAGTGGAACTAGCTGAGAGATATGAACAGAAGCTAGATGTAGAAGCATTGGTAAATGACGCTGTTGCGCGTACAGAACTAGAAGAAATTACAGGAAAACCACGCGATGTTGTGGCAGATTTATTTTAA
- a CDS encoding sensor histidine kinase: MKEGEGVMVNVTLLTYEQISKFLVTLVPTITNKWLDKLEDLFHPYRVTLPRNLAEKPCYLISLLLMRDTYEEDVRESSHEIGNWFWTEKLPLSLALKTFQILYHVFMDEIQANISPNLITSEKRSSMEKRLKILIDEALYQAVQNYEDLVQNELSEKEKTISYLHNDKLEILDKIAANMAHELRNPLCAIEGFLKLILESTNGNHVLENYVQVVLHEFDSFHRQITGFLSFCKKPILDEVYKKVSLSELLHEVEILLTPRLHAENVTLIMRMDPCDLYCYKEGLSQVLIHLLNNAIDAVSSNVYKHVQVSTYKHTDSLTIMVENNGEEIPQDLVEKLFQPFFSTKDDSTGIGLSICKNIIEKHNGSIYCESNSTVTRFFIRLPCNFQ; this comes from the coding sequence ATGAAGGAGGGTGAAGGTGTAATGGTCAATGTTACATTGCTTACATATGAGCAAATTTCTAAATTTTTAGTAACACTAGTACCTACAATTACGAATAAGTGGTTAGATAAGTTAGAAGATCTCTTTCATCCCTATCGGGTAACTCTACCTAGAAATTTGGCTGAAAAACCATGCTACCTAATCTCACTCCTACTTATGCGTGACACATACGAAGAAGATGTCCGTGAGTCCTCTCATGAAATAGGTAACTGGTTTTGGACTGAAAAGCTCCCTTTATCATTAGCCTTAAAAACATTTCAAATACTATATCATGTATTTATGGATGAAATTCAAGCAAATATATCACCCAATTTGATTACTTCTGAAAAACGCTCCTCTATGGAAAAAAGATTAAAGATATTAATTGATGAAGCCTTATACCAGGCTGTACAAAATTACGAAGATTTGGTACAAAATGAATTAAGTGAAAAAGAAAAAACCATTTCTTATTTACATAATGATAAATTGGAAATACTTGACAAAATTGCGGCTAATATGGCACACGAGTTACGAAACCCTCTTTGCGCCATTGAAGGCTTTCTAAAATTAATTTTGGAAAGTACAAATGGCAATCATGTTTTGGAAAATTATGTACAAGTCGTACTACACGAATTTGATAGTTTCCATCGACAAATTACAGGCTTTCTCAGTTTTTGCAAGAAGCCTATTTTAGATGAAGTTTATAAAAAGGTTTCATTATCTGAGTTACTCCATGAAGTAGAAATACTGCTCACACCAAGGTTACATGCTGAAAACGTGACGTTAATTATGCGTATGGACCCTTGTGATTTGTATTGCTATAAAGAGGGCCTGTCCCAAGTACTCATTCATTTATTAAACAATGCTATTGATGCCGTTAGTTCTAACGTTTACAAGCACGTACAGGTATCCACCTACAAACATACGGACAGTCTTACAATCATGGTAGAAAACAATGGTGAAGAAATACCTCAAGATCTTGTAGAGAAACTTTTTCAACCCTTCTTTTCCACCAAAGACGATAGTACAGGCATTGGATTATCCATCTGTAAAAACATTATTGAAAAACATAATGGTAGCATTTACTGTGAGTCTAATAGTACGGTTACTCGTTTTTTTATTCGATTACCATGCAATTTTCAATAA
- a CDS encoding DUF2837 family protein: MKLMIVVVVTMLISCVETVSYAARLSGARTGKIGASTSLFNILVLFARFAVMSQSILLASMLEAVTRFKDKIPFMNYQELINELLINFRIVLLGMSMGIVLGMFLLPTVARVLAIGTRKLDKHGSVPKIFLSEGFLRLFWKMPSQFWIPSFRNNWQVIKETRIGVNFFWMNAIIFSFYSIAILSSLYAGVLVPDHRTVANQMATVINGVGTILLVIFVDPICSKLLDDVVSDARPYKDLKVTVFHLGAGRLLGTVIAQLLLFPFAYLISLIAPHI, encoded by the coding sequence ATGAAACTAATGATCGTGGTGGTGGTTACCATGTTGATTAGCTGTGTAGAGACTGTATCCTATGCTGCACGTCTTTCTGGTGCACGTACAGGGAAAATAGGGGCGTCTACTTCGCTTTTCAACATTTTGGTGTTATTCGCCCGGTTTGCTGTTATGAGTCAGTCCATTCTGTTGGCCTCTATGCTAGAGGCTGTTACTCGCTTCAAGGATAAGATTCCGTTCATGAACTATCAGGAATTGATCAATGAGTTGTTAATAAATTTTCGAATTGTTTTGCTTGGAATGAGTATGGGTATCGTGCTAGGTATGTTCTTATTGCCTACGGTTGCACGTGTACTAGCCATTGGTACACGTAAATTAGATAAGCATGGCAGTGTTCCTAAAATCTTTCTTAGCGAAGGTTTTCTGCGTCTGTTTTGGAAAATGCCCTCCCAATTTTGGATTCCATCGTTTCGGAATAATTGGCAAGTCATAAAAGAAACCCGCATAGGTGTAAATTTCTTTTGGATGAATGCCATCATCTTTTCGTTTTACTCCATTGCTATTTTATCCTCGTTGTATGCAGGGGTGCTCGTGCCTGACCATCGTACCGTAGCAAACCAAATGGCGACGGTCATTAATGGAGTGGGAACGATTCTACTGGTTATTTTTGTTGACCCGATTTGTTCAAAGCTACTCGATGATGTAGTAAGTGATGCCCGACCGTATAAGGATTTAAAAGTTACCGTATTTCACCTCGGCGCCGGACGGTTATTGGGTACAGTAATTGCTCAGCTTTTACTATTTCCATTCGCCTACTTGATATCACTAATTGCTCCACATATTTAG
- the ytfJ gene encoding sporulation protein YtfJ: MADHPIQGLMKTTMENLKHMVDVNTIIGDPVETPDGSVILPISKVGFGFASGGSEFKITGDHHPDHSHPFGGGSGGGVSITPVAFLVVGKQGVRSIPLENATHLYDRILDSIPQIVDKFSGMCNNKKNQGEESCSHTGVSPQQVHEDLGDLLDKQ, encoded by the coding sequence ATGGCAGATCACCCCATTCAGGGTTTAATGAAAACCACCATGGAAAATTTAAAGCATATGGTGGACGTCAATACCATTATTGGCGATCCGGTTGAAACACCGGATGGAAGCGTCATCCTGCCCATTTCAAAAGTAGGCTTTGGTTTTGCTTCAGGGGGTAGTGAATTCAAGATAACAGGAGATCATCATCCGGACCACAGCCATCCATTTGGTGGGGGTAGCGGTGGAGGTGTCTCTATTACACCTGTCGCTTTTCTAGTTGTTGGCAAGCAGGGGGTTCGTTCTATTCCACTGGAAAACGCTACCCATTTGTATGATCGCATCCTAGATTCTATCCCGCAAATTGTGGATAAATTCTCAGGCATGTGTAACAACAAGAAAAATCAAGGTGAAGAAAGCTGTTCACATACTGGAGTGTCTCCACAACAAGTTCACGAAGATCTGGGCGATTTGTTAGATAAGCAATAA
- a CDS encoding DUF2953 domain-containing protein, whose amino-acid sequence MHWFWGVLIVLFLLLILIMITPIKIFLHYHRKKENDIFTIHIQIWKLIKLNYELPMINLKLNKNNHPEVVAKIKKEGDVLSNTESKSSIDTEDVESWLHRVQELIERIQDFYPIFRQALRHVYCEKLQWQTIIGTGDAAATGTLIGLVLGIKNMLASMLSYYISLQEMPRITVEPMWNATIIRTELSCVLFFRVGHVIVALVRIAIKMKKGRARKWQITPFRV is encoded by the coding sequence GTGCATTGGTTTTGGGGAGTTCTGATTGTACTGTTTCTTTTACTGATCTTGATTATGATTACCCCTATTAAAATTTTTTTACATTATCATCGGAAAAAGGAAAATGATATTTTTACCATACATATTCAAATTTGGAAACTAATTAAATTGAATTATGAGCTACCTATGATTAATCTCAAATTAAATAAAAACAATCATCCTGAAGTGGTTGCAAAAATAAAAAAGGAGGGGGACGTTCTTTCTAATACGGAAAGTAAGAGCAGTATTGATACAGAGGATGTTGAATCCTGGTTGCATCGTGTTCAGGAGCTGATTGAACGGATACAGGATTTTTATCCAATATTCCGCCAAGCTCTTCGGCATGTGTATTGTGAAAAGCTACAGTGGCAAACCATAATTGGCACAGGGGACGCGGCAGCTACAGGAACTCTGATCGGTTTAGTTTTAGGAATAAAAAATATGTTGGCGTCTATGCTCTCCTATTACATTTCTTTGCAGGAAATGCCGCGTATTACTGTAGAACCGATGTGGAATGCTACTATCATCCGAACCGAACTTTCTTGTGTTCTTTTCTTTCGGGTAGGACACGTTATTGTCGCGTTAGTTCGTATCGCAATCAAAATGAAGAAAGGGCGTGCGAGGAAATGGCAGATCACCCCATTCAGGGTTTAA
- a CDS encoding alpha/beta-type small acid-soluble spore protein, translated as MSNNNGSSNNLLVPQANQALDQLKYEIASEFGVQLGPDTTSRQNGSVGGEITKRLVSFAEQQLSGRQ; from the coding sequence ATGTCAAACAACAACGGATCTAGCAACAACCTTCTGGTACCTCAAGCAAACCAAGCTCTTGATCAATTGAAATACGAAATCGCATCTGAATTTGGTGTTCAACTTGGTCCTGACACAACATCTCGTCAAAACGGTTCTGTTGGTGGCGAAATCACAAAACGTCTTGTAAGTTTTGCTGAACAACAATTGTCTGGCCGTCAATAA
- the tnpA gene encoding IS200/IS605 family transposase: MGQEYRRTATTVSLINYHFVFCPRYRRKVLVNQVEIRFKELLAEICHQNSWLIVEMEIMPDHVHLFLNCLPTDSPSDVMAKVKGVTSRIVRQEFKHLAHLPSLWTRSFFVSTAGNVSSETVKRYVEEQKKRG; encoded by the coding sequence ATGGGACAAGAATATAGACGTACAGCTACAACAGTATCTCTCATTAACTATCATTTTGTTTTCTGCCCTCGTTATCGAAGAAAAGTGTTAGTAAACCAAGTGGAAATTCGATTCAAGGAGCTATTGGCTGAAATATGCCATCAGAATAGCTGGCTTATTGTGGAAATGGAGATTATGCCCGATCATGTCCATCTGTTCCTGAACTGTCTTCCCACCGATTCTCCATCAGACGTAATGGCAAAAGTGAAGGGAGTGACCTCTCGAATAGTAAGGCAGGAGTTTAAGCATCTTGCTCATTTGCCTAGTCTGTGGACACGTTCTTTTTTCGTTAGTACAGCAGGAAACGTATCAAGCGAAACAGTAAAGCGTTATGTTGAAGAACAAAAGAAAAGGGGGTGA
- a CDS encoding TerC family protein produces the protein MWTTSNRIDTAPDAHTKWGETMDTNTLLALFHIFIIDVVLSGDNAVVIGLACRGLPPIERKKAILYGTLGAVLLRVLLTIVATWMLAIPLVKAVGGVMLLYIALKLLGGEEDTSEVHVSKNSGQAIKTIILADFIMSLDNVLAVGGAANGNIILVIIGLALSIPLLMFGSSLIANLLDRYPILLYVGTGILAYTAVNMFLGDPFVLDKIASNLIIPPQVISGMVVIVVLLLGKWRSRRT, from the coding sequence ATGTGGACAACCTCGAATCGAATTGACACAGCTCCTGATGCTCACACTAAATGGGGAGAAACCATGGATACAAACACACTACTTGCTTTATTTCATATTTTTATTATCGATGTGGTATTAAGTGGAGATAATGCTGTTGTAATTGGATTGGCCTGCCGTGGGCTTCCACCGATTGAACGAAAGAAAGCGATCCTATACGGTACGCTGGGTGCTGTGCTTTTGCGCGTATTACTTACGATTGTAGCTACTTGGATGCTCGCTATTCCATTAGTTAAAGCGGTGGGAGGGGTTATGCTGCTCTACATCGCTCTCAAATTGTTGGGCGGAGAAGAGGATACAAGCGAGGTGCACGTCAGCAAAAACAGTGGACAGGCGATTAAAACGATTATCTTAGCCGATTTTATTATGAGTCTAGATAACGTACTAGCTGTAGGTGGTGCTGCGAATGGGAATATTATCTTAGTGATAATCGGTCTTGCTTTAAGTATTCCATTGTTAATGTTTGGTAGTAGTCTGATTGCTAATTTGCTGGATCGCTATCCAATTCTTTTATATGTAGGCACAGGTATTCTTGCTTACACGGCCGTAAACATGTTTTTGGGAGATCCTTTTGTCCTTGATAAGATAGCTTCTAATCTGATCATTCCCCCTCAGGTTATATCTGGGATGGTGGTTATAGTAGTGTTATTGCTTGGTAAATGGCGTAGCCGTCGCACATAA
- a CDS encoding transposase — protein MQALTVKIRIFPDQPAILRQLGNEYIRVVNQLTKRAEQRGAFPKMTTKDVETILPSAVCNQAIRDAKSVFSKIKKLGVRPILKKSVYFVNNQNYTVSENTVAFPIVVDKKTKKTAFRATATSRDMELLRKAKLGLMRIVEKSGKWYAQISVEVPTSVTNKENIMGIDLGLKVPAVSVTSTGKTRFFGNGRQNKYIRRKHQQRRRTLGKLKKLSAIRKLGNKEQRWMKDQNHKISRQIVDTAIQEGVSIIKLERLENIRKTARTSRKNAKNLHSWTFYQLQQFISYKANLVGIKVVEVNPSYTSQSCPACAEKNKVKDRRYECSCGFNAHRDRVGAINIMNQPVADGNSLSA, from the coding sequence ATGCAAGCTTTAACCGTTAAGATACGCATATTTCCTGATCAACCAGCCATTCTACGTCAATTAGGAAATGAGTACATTCGGGTAGTCAATCAGCTAACCAAACGGGCTGAACAACGAGGGGCATTTCCGAAAATGACTACAAAAGATGTAGAAACAATTCTTCCGTCTGCCGTTTGTAATCAAGCGATTCGTGATGCCAAAAGTGTTTTCAGTAAAATCAAGAAACTTGGTGTTCGTCCAATTCTTAAAAAATCTGTATATTTCGTTAACAATCAAAACTACACGGTATCCGAAAATACAGTTGCTTTCCCTATCGTTGTAGATAAAAAGACGAAGAAAACAGCGTTTCGTGCTACAGCGACTAGCAGAGATATGGAACTGTTAAGAAAAGCCAAACTTGGATTGATGCGTATCGTCGAAAAGTCAGGGAAATGGTACGCTCAAATTTCGGTAGAAGTACCTACAAGCGTAACAAACAAAGAAAACATCATGGGTATTGATCTTGGTTTGAAAGTTCCTGCTGTTTCTGTCACTTCTACAGGTAAAACCCGATTCTTTGGAAACGGCAGACAAAACAAGTACATACGAAGAAAGCACCAACAACGTAGACGTACATTAGGTAAACTCAAAAAACTGTCTGCCATTCGTAAGCTCGGTAATAAAGAGCAACGTTGGATGAAAGATCAAAACCATAAGATTAGTCGGCAAATTGTCGATACAGCCATTCAGGAAGGTGTGTCAATAATCAAGCTTGAACGACTAGAGAATATTCGCAAGACGGCAAGAACAAGCCGCAAAAACGCAAAGAATCTGCATAGTTGGACTTTTTATCAGCTTCAACAATTCATCTCCTACAAAGCAAACCTTGTCGGCATAAAGGTTGTGGAGGTAAATCCTTCCTACACTTCTCAATCTTGTCCTGCCTGTGCGGAGAAGAACAAAGTGAAAGATAGAAGGTACGAATGTTCATGCGGATTCAACGCTCATCGTGATCGGGTTGGAGCGATCAATATCATGAATCAACCTGTGGCAGATGGTAACAGTCTGTCAGCCTAA
- the pyc gene encoding pyruvate carboxylase, giving the protein MEQRKIKRLLVANRGEIAIRIFRAATELTIRTVAIYSEQDNISLHRFKADESYLIGEGKGPIEAYLDIEGIIEIAKRHNIDAIHPGYGFLSENEEFARRCKEEGIIFIGPSSDLIQKFGDKVEARKLAIEAGIPVIPGTEGTIESLDDALDFSRQSGFPIIIKGVSGGGGRGMRIVRGPEELQEGLERARSEAHSSFGNAEVYLERYLENPKHIEVQIIGDQHGNLVHLFERDCSIQRRHQKVVEVAPSTTLSDELREEICQSALTLMKTAGYSNAGTVEFLLTSDNKFYFIEVNPRIQVEHTITELITGIDIVQTQIRVAEGLHLSDPQIGITSQKDITMSGYAIQCRVTTEDPENGFIPDAGKLLAWRSGEGFGVRLDGNNGYPGAVITPYYDSLLVKICTYANTFEQASRKMLRSLREFRIRGVKTNLPFLKNVVTHPDFLSGNYNTSFIDTKPELFKFPGVQDRGTRLLNYLGNISVNGYPGLSKEEKPIFHAPRVPKTPFDQPYPAGTKQILELEGVEGLTKWIQNQNQVLVTDTTFRDAHQSLFATRVRTYDMLAIAEATGKLGGDLFSLEMWGGATFDTSMRFLSESPWERLRLLREKIPNVLFQMLLRGANAVGYTNYPDNAVKAFIKASADNGIDVFRIFDSLNWLPGMELAINSVRESGKVAEAAICYTGDILDPNRTKYSLSYYIELAKQLEKAGANILAIKDMAGLLKPYAAYQLVHSLKQEIGIPIHLHTHDSSGNGGATLVKAIEAGVDIVDASVSSMSGLTSQPSLNALVALLEGSERDTKLNLNGFNKLSDYWEDVRPMYQGFASDMKTTSAEVYQHEMPGGQYSNLEQQAKAVGLEGRWDEVKKMYSTVNKMFGDIVKVTPSSKVVGDMALFMVQNDLDEQNVYEKGDRIDFPDSVIQFFQGYLGQTPNGFPEKLQHVILKGRKAFTCRPGELLSPIDFDKTKEEVEEKVERKVDDLEVLSYIMYPQVFLQYEQTNKLYGDLSNLETSTFFYGLRLGEETSVTIEQGKTLIIKLNNIGEVLPDGTRKVNFDLNGQNRVITVRDLSAQVSALIRLKADRKNPGHIGASMPGKILKVLVKPGDSISRGHNLIVSEAMKMETTLQAPSDGTIKAIHVKEGDSIEVGDLLVELE; this is encoded by the coding sequence ATGGAGCAGAGAAAAATTAAAAGACTGCTGGTAGCAAACCGCGGGGAAATTGCCATACGCATTTTCCGCGCTGCTACTGAGTTAACAATCCGTACTGTAGCCATCTACTCAGAGCAAGACAATATTTCGTTACATCGATTCAAAGCAGATGAGTCTTACTTAATTGGCGAAGGAAAAGGACCGATTGAAGCTTATCTGGATATTGAGGGAATCATCGAGATTGCTAAGAGACACAATATCGATGCCATCCATCCAGGATATGGGTTCTTATCAGAAAATGAGGAGTTTGCCCGTCGTTGTAAGGAAGAAGGAATAATTTTCATTGGCCCCTCCTCAGACTTAATCCAAAAATTTGGTGATAAAGTAGAAGCCCGTAAGCTGGCAATTGAAGCCGGTATACCTGTTATTCCAGGTACGGAAGGCACTATTGAATCTTTGGATGATGCCCTAGATTTTTCACGTCAATCAGGTTTCCCTATTATTATCAAAGGTGTTTCTGGCGGTGGCGGTCGCGGTATGCGAATTGTTCGAGGTCCAGAAGAATTGCAGGAAGGCTTAGAGAGAGCACGATCAGAAGCGCACTCTTCCTTTGGAAACGCAGAGGTTTATCTAGAACGATATCTAGAAAATCCAAAACATATTGAAGTACAAATTATAGGCGATCAGCATGGTAATCTCGTCCACTTATTTGAACGCGATTGCTCTATCCAGCGCCGCCATCAAAAAGTCGTAGAAGTGGCACCTAGTACAACACTTTCAGATGAGCTACGAGAAGAAATTTGCCAATCTGCACTTACATTAATGAAAACAGCTGGTTATTCGAATGCAGGAACGGTTGAGTTTTTACTCACATCAGACAATAAATTTTACTTTATTGAGGTAAACCCACGTATTCAAGTAGAACACACCATTACGGAGCTTATCACCGGCATTGATATCGTACAAACCCAAATTCGTGTAGCAGAAGGTTTACATTTAAGTGATCCACAGATAGGTATTACATCTCAAAAAGATATCACTATGAGCGGTTATGCGATTCAGTGTCGCGTCACAACCGAAGATCCAGAAAATGGATTTATCCCCGATGCTGGTAAATTGTTGGCGTGGCGCTCTGGAGAAGGATTCGGAGTACGTTTGGATGGGAACAATGGATATCCTGGCGCTGTCATTACTCCATACTATGACTCCCTGCTAGTTAAAATTTGTACCTATGCCAATACGTTTGAACAAGCTTCCCGCAAAATGCTTCGTAGCTTACGAGAATTTCGAATTCGTGGCGTAAAGACCAACCTACCATTTTTAAAAAATGTGGTCACACATCCTGATTTTTTGTCAGGTAATTACAATACCTCGTTTATTGATACAAAGCCAGAGCTATTCAAGTTCCCTGGTGTACAAGACCGTGGTACTCGTTTGCTCAATTACCTTGGAAATATCTCAGTTAATGGCTATCCTGGGCTATCTAAAGAGGAAAAACCAATATTCCATGCTCCACGTGTTCCAAAAACTCCGTTCGACCAGCCATATCCAGCTGGTACGAAACAGATTTTGGAACTGGAAGGCGTTGAAGGTTTAACTAAATGGATTCAAAATCAAAACCAAGTATTAGTTACAGATACCACCTTCCGCGACGCCCATCAATCCTTATTTGCAACACGGGTACGTACCTATGATATGCTTGCCATCGCTGAAGCAACAGGCAAATTAGGTGGAGATTTATTCTCCTTGGAAATGTGGGGCGGTGCTACGTTTGATACCAGCATGCGCTTTTTAAGTGAATCACCGTGGGAACGTTTGCGTCTGTTACGCGAAAAAATTCCAAATGTCTTATTCCAAATGCTTTTGCGCGGTGCAAACGCGGTTGGCTACACCAATTATCCAGACAATGCAGTTAAAGCTTTCATTAAAGCATCTGCCGATAATGGTATTGACGTATTCCGCATTTTCGACAGCCTCAACTGGTTGCCAGGTATGGAGCTGGCCATTAACTCTGTACGCGAATCAGGCAAAGTAGCAGAAGCAGCCATTTGTTATACCGGTGATATCCTTGATCCGAATCGAACAAAATACTCGTTATCCTACTATATAGAACTAGCCAAACAACTTGAAAAAGCAGGTGCTAACATCCTCGCTATCAAGGACATGGCTGGACTCTTGAAACCATATGCCGCTTATCAGCTTGTCCATTCTCTGAAGCAGGAGATCGGTATTCCGATTCATCTGCATACACATGACAGTTCCGGTAATGGTGGCGCTACGTTGGTAAAAGCTATTGAAGCAGGTGTAGATATTGTTGATGCTTCCGTTAGCTCTATGTCTGGTCTCACGTCCCAACCAAGCCTTAATGCTCTTGTTGCCTTGTTAGAAGGAAGCGAGCGGGATACTAAGCTTAATCTAAACGGTTTCAATAAATTATCGGATTACTGGGAAGATGTACGCCCCATGTACCAAGGCTTTGCAAGTGATATGAAAACCACTAGTGCTGAAGTTTACCAGCATGAGATGCCGGGTGGTCAGTACTCTAATTTGGAACAACAAGCAAAGGCTGTTGGTTTGGAAGGTCGCTGGGACGAAGTGAAGAAGATGTACAGTACCGTCAATAAGATGTTTGGCGATATTGTTAAAGTAACTCCATCTTCCAAAGTGGTTGGCGATATGGCACTGTTTATGGTTCAAAATGACTTAGATGAACAGAACGTATATGAAAAAGGGGATCGAATCGACTTCCCGGACAGTGTTATTCAATTCTTCCAAGGCTATCTAGGACAAACACCTAATGGTTTCCCTGAAAAGCTACAACATGTTATTTTAAAAGGACGCAAAGCATTTACATGCCGACCTGGTGAATTGCTTTCCCCTATCGATTTTGACAAGACCAAAGAAGAAGTAGAAGAAAAAGTGGAACGCAAGGTAGATGACCTAGAAGTCTTGTCTTACATCATGTACCCTCAGGTGTTCTTACAATATGAACAGACAAACAAATTATATGGTGACTTGTCCAATTTAGAGACGTCCACTTTCTTCTATGGCTTGCGTTTAGGTGAAGAAACCTCCGTTACTATTGAACAAGGTAAGACGTTAATTATTAAACTCAACAATATTGGAGAGGTTCTCCCTGACGGAACGCGTAAAGTGAACTTTGATTTGAATGGTCAAAACCGTGTCATCACTGTTCGAGATCTATCTGCACAGGTATCAGCCTTAATACGTTTAAAAGCTGATCGTAAAAACCCAGGTCATATCGGTGCCTCTATGCCAGGTAAAATTCTAAAAGTATTGGTAAAACCGGGCGATTCTATTTCCCGTGGACACAATTTAATTGTAAGTGAAGCAATGAAAATGGAGACAACCCTTCAGGCACCTTCGGATGGTACAATCAAAGCTATTCACGTTAAAGAAGGAGATAGTATTGAAGTAGGAGATCTGTTAGTCGAACTCGAGTAG